Below is a genomic region from Myxococcus fulvus.
GACTACCTCATCAAGCGCCGCATCGGTCACGGCGGCATGGGCATCGTCTACGAGGGGGAGCACGCCGTCATCGGTCGCAAGGTGGCGGTCAAGGTGATCCGCCCGGACTACGTCGAGGGCGGTCGCGCCAGGGACCTGGCCACGGAGGCGCGCTCGGCGGCGGCCATCCGTCATCGCGGCATCATCGACATCTTCGGCTTCGGCACCATCCCCGACGTGGGGCAGTACTTGGTGATGGAGTACCTGGATGGTGCGCCGTTGGACGAGGTGCTCCTGCAGCGCGCGCCGATGCTCGAGGTGGAGGTCATCCGGATCCTCGACGCGCTGTTGAGCGCGCTGGGCGCGGCGCACGGCGTGGGCGTCATCCACCGGGACCTGAAGCCGGGCAACGTGTTCCTGGTGCGCGAGGGGGATGGCTCGGAGTCGGTGAAGGTGCTCGATTTCGGCATCGCCAAGCGCAGTGAGGCGCCGTACGGGAGCACGCCGCAGACGCACGCCAACGCGCTGGTGGGGACGCCCGAGTACATCGCGCCGGAGCAGGCCTGTGGTCAGCAGGTGAGCCCGCAGACGGACCTGTACGCGGTGGGGGTGATGGCCTTCGAGATGCTCACGAAGCGGCTCCCCTTCGAGGGGGAGTCGGCGATGGGCATCGTGTTGCAGCATGTCCGCACGCCGCCGCCGCCCGTGTCGCGTTATCGGGAGGTGAATGCCTCGCTGGCGGCGCTGGTGGCGCGGCTGTTGGAGAAGGAGCCGTCGGCGCGGCCCGCGTCGGCGGAGGCGGTGCGTCGGGAGTTGAAGGGCATCCTCGCGGGCTTCTCGGAGGGGGCCACGCGGTTGGCCATGGCGCCGCTGCAGGCGCCTCCCAAGGCGAAGGTGGCGCGCAAGGAGCAGCGGGCGAGGATGCCGGAGCGGCGTGCTCCGGTCGCGGACTCGGACCAGCGCACGAACGTGGAGGCGCCCACGATGTTGCTGGAGCAGACGGCGTTGGACCACCGCACGGTGCGTCCTCGGCGTTCGCGCAAGTGGTGGATGGGTGGCGCGCTGGCGCTGGTGCTCGTGGTTGGAGGCTGGGCGTTCCTGTCACAGGCACGAGCGGCCTCTGCTCGTCGCGAGTCGGCTCCGGTGCTGGTGAGCGAGGCACGAGGGACGGGCACGGTGGTGCTCAAGGTGAGTGGGCCTCCGTTGATGGAGGTGCTCGTGAACGGGAAGAGCCACGGGGAGCGCTACGTGCTCGAGCTGCCCGAGGGCATCCACCGGCTGGAGGTGCGGGGCCGGGACGCCGAGACGACGTACAGCGGCTCGCTGGAGATTCACGCGGGCGCGTTCATCGAACACCACGTCACGCTGTGAGCAGGGCGTCAGCTCCGTGGAGGCGGCGCGGAGATGCATCGAGGGCGCCGCTGGAGACGCTTCCTGAGCGGTGTGAGGCTGCTCAGCGCGGGAGACGCTGATACGCGTCGAGGATGGTTCGGCCGTGAGCCTTCCACGTGAAGCGCGCCGCGCGGGCGAGGCGGGAGTCGAGCGGAGGAGGCGACAGCCTTCCTGCGAGGAGCGCGTCGACGGTCGTCGTCCAAGCAGCGAGGTCGCCGACAGGGCAGTAGATACAGGTATCCGCGCCCACTTCACGCAGCACGGGCAAGTCACTGGCCACCACGGGGACGCCGCAGGCGAGCGCCTCGATGAGCGGCAGACCGAAGCCCTCGGCCTCGCTCGTGATGAGCACTGCCTGGGCGTGCCGATATAGGCCCGCGAGCGTGGCGCGAGGCTGGAAGGGCGGCTGCACCAGCGCATCGCCGAGCCCCAGTCGCGCGACCTGCTCTCGCTGCGCCGCATTCAGCGCGCCACCTTGCTGAACGAGCCGCAGGTCCGGGTGTCGTGCGCGTAGCGCGGCGAACACCTCGAAGAGGACGTCCAGTCGCTTGCGCGGAATCGCGCTGCCGACGTGCAAGAGGTACGGCTGTCCACCGAGTGCTGCGAGCACCTGTTCGCTCTGGTCGCCGGAAACGGGCTCGGGCCTGTACTCCGGCGAAGTTCCGAGAGGCGCCCAGACCAGGCGCGAGGGGTCGACGAGTCCGTGGGTGAGCAACTCATCACGAACGGCCTGGGAGTTGTGGAAGACGATGGCGGCGCGCTCGAGCCCACGGAGCTGCGCTCGCGCCAGGAGCCGGAACCACGTGGGCCGTTGCTCACGGTGGGGCTCCACGACGGAGCGGAACGCATCCAGGTCGTGACAGTAGACGCCCGTGCGCGAAGCAGGGAGCGCGTGGACGAGCTGGGCATAGCTGTGGTCCACGACATGGAAGGCGTCGAACCAGGGCCGCGAGAGCAGCGCCCGAGCCGGGTAGAGCCCGAAGCGGGTCAGCAGCCGGTCCACGTTGAACGCGGCATTCCGCGCGCCCACTCCTGGCACCCGTCGAGCCACGGATGGCATGGGTGGACGAAGCGCATGCGCGGAGACCTCGGAAGGGTAGGTCGAGAGCTCCTCCAGGAGCGCCTCGCCCACCAGGTCCATGCTGTGCCAGCCCTCCTCACGAGGGTCCATCAGCACCGCGAGCTCGAGTGACGTCGTCACGAACGACTCCCGATATCCGAGAGGAGTGTCTCCACGGTGTGCTCCAGCGCGAAACGCTCCCGATACAGCCGAGCCGCGCGCTCACCGAGCGCCACATGTTCCTCCGGCCGAGAGAGGAGCTGCTCGGCGACTTCAATCATCGCACCCGGACTCGTGTCCCCCGCGAGGGCGACGGCGCGCGATTCACGCCAGAGAGGCTCCGTCAGGAGTCCCGTCTGCGTGACGAGCGCGCGGCCCAGCGCCAGTCCCGCCATGGCGGACGTGCGTCGGGTGCTGACCCCATCCGGGTAGGGCTGGATCAACACGTCCATCGCGGACAGGTGCGCCGCGAGCGCCAAGGGAGCGAGGTCCTCGCGTGCGACGATGCGAGCGGCGAGACCAGGATGCTGCTCACCCAGCTCCCGCGCGACGCGACGACTGCCTCGGCCCAACAGCAGGAACCGCCGCCGCTCATCCGCGCGCAGCAGCGACACGAGCACCGTCTCAAGCGGCCCTCGAATCGCGGCCCCATAGGTCCCGAAGTGGCCCAGCCAGAGTCCCGCGCCCAGCTCCTCGCGCACCGAGCGCACGAGGTCCTCGGGCACCTCCGTGGGCAGCGTGCTGGGAACCGGTCTCCATTCCGCGCGGCCACGAAGCGCGGAGGGCAGGTGGTCAGCCCAGGTGGGAATGGAGACGAACATGCGCCGGGCATCCCGGGCCACCAGTCGCGCCATCACGCGGGTGACGCCGGCGAGCACCTGGTGCCGCACGGGCGAAGCCAGACTCCAGGGGTAGACGATCTCGTGGAAGAACACCCAGCGCTCGTCCCGCACCCGCGCGGAGAACCACGCGCAGAACGGCACGTTCATCGCCTTCATCCCGAAGGCATGCGGAACGTACTGGAGCAACAACCGACGAGGTCCCGGACACCGGTCCAGCTCACGCGTCAGCCGAACCAACCCCGGCGGCGTGAAGAGCCCGGGGACGCGGTGGACCGTGACGCCCTGCTCGTCGAGCGTGCCCTCATCACCGGGAGCCCAGACGTGGACCCGCTGACCTCGGAGCGCGAGCCCCCGGGCGACGAGGGCCGTGTAGTCACTGACGCCGCCGGGCTGGGGCGGATACTCACCCGTGAGCAGGTGCCACGTGGGGTCCTCCACGGCTCAGGAGGCCTCCATGTCGCGGACGGCCAAGAGCTGGAAGGCGAGCTGGGGGACACGCGTCGCCAGCGGCTCGGTGAGGATGGACAGTCGGCTGCCCAGGCGCGCGGGCCGGATGCGCGGCAGCGCGAAGTCTCCGCGCAGGGGCTTCAGGCCGCTCATGCCGGTGACGCGGTAGCCGCGCAGCTCGAAGTCATAGACCTCCCACCCCGAGCGGTGCACCTGGTGCACGTTGTTGTCCCACTCGTCCTGCGGCAGGAAGCCATTGGGCGTGAAGATGACGACGCGCTTGCGCGCGAGCGACTCCATCATCTCCAGCAGTCGATAGCCCTCGGGCTTGTCGAAGTGCTCGATGACGTCCAGCGCGATGACCGCGTCGAAGCTCTTGGGCGCGAAGTGCTGCCCCACCTGGAGCAGGTCCAGCTGGTGGTACTCCTGGTGGATGCCCGCGGCGCGGCTGCGCTCGATGCTCGCGGTGTAGCCATCGACGCCCACGGTGCGCGAGAACTCGTGGGAGATGTGCTTCAAAGGAGAGCCCGAGCCACAGCCGATGTCGAGCACGCTGTCGCAGGTGCCCACGAGCGTCTCTCGCAGCGTGCGGTGGAACACCTCGTGCTCGGCGACGAGGACCTCGCGCTTGAGGAACTGGAAGAGGGATGGGCTCGGTGACATGGCGGGCGGACCGTAGCCTCGCGGCTTCCTGGGTGGCAACCACGAGTGCGGCACCCTGGCGACCGAGCGGGCCCTGGTCTTCTGGTGACCCACGTGGCACACGTGCGTGTCGCTTGTGAGGGGAGAGGGGCCTCGCTAGCATCGAGTCCTCATTCGAGCCTCGAGCGCGGGTGGGTGCCGTCCACGTGGGCCGGCCTTCTCACCGCGGCCCGGAAGCAGACAGCCCCCTTTGCGATGAATGCGACCGCGGCACCCCAGGTGGACACCGGCGAGGTCAAGGCCCGTGCCCTGAAGGGCATGGTCGTCCTCGTGCTGCGCACCGTGGCCTCGCAAGGGCTGCGGGTCATCAGCGCGCTGGCGCTCTCCCGGCTGCTGTTCCCCTCGGACTACGGCCTGTTCGGCATCGTCGCCTACGCCAGCTCGCTGGGTGTGTTCCTGGGCGACCTGGGCCTGAGTGCCGCGCTGGTGCGTCAGTCGCACGAGCCCACCCAGGACGAGACCTTCACCATCTTCTGGAGCCACCAGGCCCTCACCGCCGTCATCGTGGCCGCGGTGTGTGCGCTGGCGCCGGTGCTCACCGAGGGCTACGCGCTGGGCGCCGAAGCGGTGCCGATGGTCTGGGCCATGGCGCTGGGGTTGTTCCTGTCCTCGCTGCGCGTGATTCCGTTGATGGCGCTGGAGCGGAAGCTCGCGTTTCCGCTCATCGCGCGCGCGGAGCTGGTGGAGAACGTGGCGCAGGTGGCCGGCACGCTGGCCCTGGCGGCTGCGGGAATGGGGGCCTGGGCCTTGGTGGTGGGCTCGCTCATCCGAGGCGCGGTGGGGCTCGGCTGCATCGCGTGGGCGTCTCCGTGGCGTCCACTCGGGACGTTCCGGTGGGAGGTCTTGAGGCGACTGGTGGGCTTCGGGCTGGCCTTCCAGCTCCCGCCGTTGGTGGCGGCGCTGGTGGCGGGCTGGGTGCCGTTGGTGGTGGGACAGGTGCTCGGCAAGGACGTGGTGGGGTTGGTGAACTGGGCCTGGGCGCTGGCCTCCACGCCGATGATGTTGAGCGTGGTCCTCAACCGCGTGGCCTTTCCCGCCTATTGCCGGATGCAGGATGATCCGAGCGGGTTCGCGGAGTACCTGAAGACGTCGCTCCGGCGGCTGTCCGCGGCGCTGCTTCTGACGTTGCCGGTGGCGGTGCTGGGGATGCCGGTGCTGGTGCCGCTGTTCTTCGGTCAGCGCTGGCTCGCGGCGGTGCCGCTGGTGCAGTGGTTCACGCTGGAGTGTCTGCTCATCACGCTCACGGGGCTGTTGGCCACGGCGCAGAACGCGGGCGGTCGGCCCTGGGAGCGCTTCGCGGTGGTGGTGGGCATCGGCGTGACGAAGTGGGGCGTCGGCACCTGGGCGATTCACCGCTGGGGGTTCGAGGGAATCGGCCCGGTGGCGCTGGCGGTATCGGCGCTGGAGGTCTGGGTGACGGCGTGGCGGGTCTCGCACCTGAACCCGGGGCTGCGAGGATTGATGTGGCAGGTGGTGGAGCCGCTGGTCTCGGTGGGGCTCTTGCTGGCGGCGGCGGCGCTGGTGGCCTGGAGGTGGGGCCCCGAGGGGGATTGGGCGCGGTGGGGCGTGGGCGGTGGGTTGTTCCTGTTGCTCGTCCTCGCGCGTGAGTGGCTCCCGGGGCTGCGCTCCATGGTGGGCGAGGTGCGGGACATCATCGAGTTCGTCCGGGCGCGACGCGCGGCCCGGTCCGCGCCGGCGAGCCCGGCGTCATGAAGGACGTGAGGCATTCGATGTCGAAGCCCGACTTGATCATCTCCATCGTCAATCACAGCAACCCGGAGCTGCTGCACGACTGCCTGCGGACGCTGTACGCGACGACGCGTGAGTGCACCTTCGAGGTGTGGGTGGTGGACAACGCCACGGATGGCCGGGGCGTGGAGGCGATGCGGCGCGACTTCCCGCAGGTGCGCTGGCTCTTCAACACCGCGCGCAAGGGGTTCTCCGCCAATCACAACCAGGTGCTGCGGCAGGCCTCGGGCCGCTATTTCTGCATCTTCAATGATGACACCATCGTGCACGAAGGGGCGTTCGATTCACTCGTGCGGTTCATGGACGAGAACCCGCGGGTGGGGATGGCGGGCGCGCGGCTGTTGAACGCGGATGGCACCATCCAGAACTGCACCTTCCGGCCGATGTCGTTGTCGGGGCAGTTGTTCGACCTGGTGTTCCTGCCGCGTCCGTTGCACTTCCTGAAGCGCAAGGACATCGACCCGGCGCAGTACGGGCACGAGGAGGCCCGGGTGAACTGGGTGCTCGGCGCGTGCATCGTGGTGCGCGAGGAGACGTTGGCGGAGGTGGGGCTGCTCGACGAGGCGATGTCGCCCCTGGGGAACACGGAGGACACGGACTGGTGTGTCCGGGCGTGGAAGGCGGGCTGGGAGGTCGCCTTCTGTCCGGAGGCGGTGATTACGCACCTGACGAGCCGCTCGTTCCGTCCCTCGGCGACGGGGCCGGACAAGGTGCGCGTGGAGCTGTGGCGCACGCGGGTGGCGTACTTCCGCAAGCACCACGGTCGGATGCGCGAGTGGATGTTGCGCGCCATCCTGGTGGGGACGCTGCCGTACAACTCGCTGGTGCTGACGCAGACGCTGCTGCGAGGGCGCATGGAGTTGACGGAGTACCGGCGGCAGCTCGCCACGTTCCTGCGCATCTCCGAGATGGGACTGCGGACGCGGGTCTGACGACATGCCCTTCTTCTCCGTCGTCATCCCCACGTACAACCGGGCGCGGCTGTTGGAGCGGACGCTGGTCTCGGTGTTCGCGCAGGAGGAGCGGGACTACGAGGTCCTCGTCGTGGACGACGGCTCCTCGGACGACACGCTGGAGGTCCTGGCGCGGCTGGGCGAGCAGGTGCGCGTGCTCCAGCAGGCCAACGCGGGACCGGGCGTCGCACGCAACCGGGGCATCGAGGCGGCCCGGGGCGAGTACGTGGTGTTCCTGGACAGTGATGACCTGTGGTTTCCGTGGACGCTGTCGGCGTACCGGCAGGTCATCGAGGAGCACAGGAAGCCGACGGTGGTGATGGGCACGTCGGTGACCTTCCGTGACGAGTCCGAGCTGGCG
It encodes:
- a CDS encoding serine/threonine-protein kinase; this translates as MCPREVFRAGVAAGAGAYRSESRDDTDEATFKRGRQTKTELVRPLVAKAPAGDMTWEDSVTRDVLVGTKVGDYLIKRRIGHGGMGIVYEGEHAVIGRKVAVKVIRPDYVEGGRARDLATEARSAAAIRHRGIIDIFGFGTIPDVGQYLVMEYLDGAPLDEVLLQRAPMLEVEVIRILDALLSALGAAHGVGVIHRDLKPGNVFLVREGDGSESVKVLDFGIAKRSEAPYGSTPQTHANALVGTPEYIAPEQACGQQVSPQTDLYAVGVMAFEMLTKRLPFEGESAMGIVLQHVRTPPPPVSRYREVNASLAALVARLLEKEPSARPASAEAVRRELKGILAGFSEGATRLAMAPLQAPPKAKVARKEQRARMPERRAPVADSDQRTNVEAPTMLLEQTALDHRTVRPRRSRKWWMGGALALVLVVGGWAFLSQARAASARRESAPVLVSEARGTGTVVLKVSGPPLMEVLVNGKSHGERYVLELPEGIHRLEVRGRDAETTYSGSLEIHAGAFIEHHVTL
- a CDS encoding glycosyltransferase family 4 protein gives rise to the protein MDPREEGWHSMDLVGEALLEELSTYPSEVSAHALRPPMPSVARRVPGVGARNAAFNVDRLLTRFGLYPARALLSRPWFDAFHVVDHSYAQLVHALPASRTGVYCHDLDAFRSVVEPHREQRPTWFRLLARAQLRGLERAAIVFHNSQAVRDELLTHGLVDPSRLVWAPLGTSPEYRPEPVSGDQSEQVLAALGGQPYLLHVGSAIPRKRLDVLFEVFAALRARHPDLRLVQQGGALNAAQREQVARLGLGDALVQPPFQPRATLAGLYRHAQAVLITSEAEGFGLPLIEALACGVPVVASDLPVLREVGADTCIYCPVGDLAAWTTTVDALLAGRLSPPPLDSRLARAARFTWKAHGRTILDAYQRLPR
- a CDS encoding glycosyltransferase, which gives rise to MEDPTWHLLTGEYPPQPGGVSDYTALVARGLALRGQRVHVWAPGDEGTLDEQGVTVHRVPGLFTPPGLVRLTRELDRCPGPRRLLLQYVPHAFGMKAMNVPFCAWFSARVRDERWVFFHEIVYPWSLASPVRHQVLAGVTRVMARLVARDARRMFVSIPTWADHLPSALRGRAEWRPVPSTLPTEVPEDLVRSVREELGAGLWLGHFGTYGAAIRGPLETVLVSLLRADERRRFLLLGRGSRRVARELGEQHPGLAARIVAREDLAPLALAAHLSAMDVLIQPYPDGVSTRRTSAMAGLALGRALVTQTGLLTEPLWRESRAVALAGDTSPGAMIEVAEQLLSRPEEHVALGERAARLYRERFALEHTVETLLSDIGSRS
- a CDS encoding class I SAM-dependent methyltransferase, which produces MSPSPSLFQFLKREVLVAEHEVFHRTLRETLVGTCDSVLDIGCGSGSPLKHISHEFSRTVGVDGYTASIERSRAAGIHQEYHQLDLLQVGQHFAPKSFDAVIALDVIEHFDKPEGYRLLEMMESLARKRVVIFTPNGFLPQDEWDNNVHQVHRSGWEVYDFELRGYRVTGMSGLKPLRGDFALPRIRPARLGSRLSILTEPLATRVPQLAFQLLAVRDMEAS
- a CDS encoding oligosaccharide flippase family protein; the encoded protein is MNATAAPQVDTGEVKARALKGMVVLVLRTVASQGLRVISALALSRLLFPSDYGLFGIVAYASSLGVFLGDLGLSAALVRQSHEPTQDETFTIFWSHQALTAVIVAAVCALAPVLTEGYALGAEAVPMVWAMALGLFLSSLRVIPLMALERKLAFPLIARAELVENVAQVAGTLALAAAGMGAWALVVGSLIRGAVGLGCIAWASPWRPLGTFRWEVLRRLVGFGLAFQLPPLVAALVAGWVPLVVGQVLGKDVVGLVNWAWALASTPMMLSVVLNRVAFPAYCRMQDDPSGFAEYLKTSLRRLSAALLLTLPVAVLGMPVLVPLFFGQRWLAAVPLVQWFTLECLLITLTGLLATAQNAGGRPWERFAVVVGIGVTKWGVGTWAIHRWGFEGIGPVALAVSALEVWVTAWRVSHLNPGLRGLMWQVVEPLVSVGLLLAAAALVAWRWGPEGDWARWGVGGGLFLLLVLAREWLPGLRSMVGEVRDIIEFVRARRAARSAPASPAS
- a CDS encoding glycosyltransferase family 2 protein, whose product is MSKPDLIISIVNHSNPELLHDCLRTLYATTRECTFEVWVVDNATDGRGVEAMRRDFPQVRWLFNTARKGFSANHNQVLRQASGRYFCIFNDDTIVHEGAFDSLVRFMDENPRVGMAGARLLNADGTIQNCTFRPMSLSGQLFDLVFLPRPLHFLKRKDIDPAQYGHEEARVNWVLGACIVVREETLAEVGLLDEAMSPLGNTEDTDWCVRAWKAGWEVAFCPEAVITHLTSRSFRPSATGPDKVRVELWRTRVAYFRKHHGRMREWMLRAILVGTLPYNSLVLTQTLLRGRMELTEYRRQLATFLRISEMGLRTRV